From Trichoderma atroviride chromosome 1, complete sequence, one genomic window encodes:
- a CDS encoding uncharacterized protein (SECRETED:SignalP(1-17)), which translates to MKFFWVTLLATFSSTLASPIAEAAPDPAPEADPGYGNYGGYGNYPPPKGGYGDYKNYPAPKGGYGNYGKYP; encoded by the coding sequence ATGAAATTTTTTTGGGTCACTCTGCTTGCTACATTCTCCTCAACTCTGGCTAGCCCCATCGCCGAAGCCGCTCCCGACCCTGCGCCAGAAGCTGATCCAGGATATGGCAATTATGGTGGCTACGGTAACTATCCGCCGCCAAAGGGAGGATATGGAGACTACAAAAACTACCCGGCACCAAAGGGAGGATATGGCAATTATGGCAAATATCCATAA